The DNA segment GTAAAATTGGATGATGTAAGAAGAAATATAGAGAGCATCTATAAAGCCACTATTATAGCAGCACAGAGAGCTGTAGAGGTATCCGAGGCTATGGCTAATCAGAAATTGGTTACAAAGCAGAAGCCGACAACTTTTGCTATTCATGAACTTCAGGAAGGAAAGCTTAAATACAAAAAAGTAGGATGAAAACCGTTTTATTGGGAGTAACAGGCAGTATTGCAAGCTATAAAGCGGCTGATATAGCTTCTAAATTAACGCAGCAGGACTATAAAGTTTATACGCTGTTGACGGAGAACGCAAAGAGATTTATTACTCCGCTTACGTTTGAAGCACTGACAGGCCAAGAGGTCTTTGATGATATGTTTAAGGAGCGTCAGACTCATATATCTTTGGCAGGAGAGGCTGACTTAATTCTTGTTGCACCTGCTTCGGCCTGCTTTATATCCAAACTTGCTTCGGGGATTGTCTCTGAATTGCTGCAGCTAACCATAATATCTTCTTCAGCACCTGTGTTGATATGTCCCGCCATGAATGAAAATATGTACCGCAACCCGATTATAAAAGAGAATATTGCAAAATTAAAAGGATACGGCTATAACTTTTTAGATCCTGGCAAAGGATGGCTAAGCTGCGGACATACCGGGGAGGGCCGGCTCTCTGACACAAAAGATATCTTAAAGAAATCTTTAGAATTGCTAAGATGAATCTTCTTATCTCTTTTGGTCCCCTTAAAGCATATATTGATGATGTCCGCTGCATAACTAATAACTCTAGCGGTATTATGGGCTATAGTCTTGCCAGAGAAGCTCTGCGGCGTAAATATAATGTAAAGGCTGTAGCAGGACCGACAAATTTGCAGCCGCTTAAAGGGTTAAAAGATTGGCTTGGAGTTGAAAGCTATTCTGACCTTAAAAAGGC comes from the Candidatus Kaelpia imicola genome and includes:
- a CDS encoding DNA-directed RNA polymerase subunit omega — encoded protein: MSYVKLDDVRRNIESIYKATIIAAQRAVEVSEAMANQKLVTKQKPTTFAIHELQEGKLKYKKVG
- a CDS encoding flavoprotein translates to MKTVLLGVTGSIASYKAADIASKLTQQDYKVYTLLTENAKRFITPLTFEALTGQEVFDDMFKERQTHISLAGEADLILVAPASACFISKLASGIVSELLQLTIISSSAPVLICPAMNENMYRNPIIKENIAKLKGYGYNFLDPGKGWLSCGHTGEGRLSDTKDILKKSLELLR